In the Mytilus galloprovincialis chromosome 10, xbMytGall1.hap1.1, whole genome shotgun sequence genome, one interval contains:
- the LOC143048201 gene encoding glucose dehydrogenase [FAD, quinone]-like isoform X1 gives MALYNTILMAVSGILIGIYFLPSEKDVVLDVKLNTTYDYIVVGAGSSGAVIANRLSEDPGISVLLVEAGGSEYGNEDISTPIKAAAVENTKDDWAFYTVSQKYSHQMKQDQKSFWPRGKVLGGSSSINYLAYVRGSRYDYDNWEKEGCTGWSYKDILPYYLKIEDIQAPRLYDSDYHSRGGYLGLSEVRNTPLPEIYKQAAHEIGIEHVDLNGENQIGFSYMQSSMKNGERSNTAKAYLRPVINRPNLHISINTFVTKVLLDGKKAIGVEVIKGNRKLNLYANKEVILSAGAINSPVILMLSGIGPKTHLTKLKIPIVVDLPVGENLQDHYQIFMKFLINKPYSPTSDATASLWNKLQYHILGKGVLTSSGLEGHIFGRMTDRRKTEPQYPDYQLEFFSNAQDDGFIDNGLPLNHNKSVIKLLQKRSSSMEFTVVTIQQHPKCTGYVRLQRTDPFDYPEIDPNYLCEYDDVKSLLSGIRIMRKLEKTKAFKEIGATYNRLDFKGICDTEEFDSDEYWECIIRHWGMTGYHPASTCRMGLKTDPTSVVDPQLRVKGISGLRVADASVMRHLTSGNTNAPCIMIGEKAADLIRGKDTVKAFRDKIKHLKL, from the exons TTGGTGCTGGTTCGTCTGGAGCAGTAATAGCAAACAGACTTTCCGAAGATCCGGGAATATCGGTGTTGTTGGTAGAAGCAGGAGGTTCCGAATATGGCAACGAAGATATCAGTACACCTATTAAAGCTGCCGCCGTAGAGAACACGAAGGATGATTGGGCTTTTTATACTGTTTCACAGAAATACTCACATCAAATGAAACAAGACCAG AAAAGTTTCTGGCCCAGAGGTAAAGTTCTTGGAGGCTCTAGCAGTATAAACTATCTCGCTTACGTCAGAGGAAGTAGATATGACTATGACAACTGGGAAAAAGAGGGATGTACAGGATGGAGCTATAAAGATATCTTACCATACTACTTAAAGATAGAAGATATTCAGGCTCCTCGATTATATGATTCAG ATTATCATTCAAGAGGAGGATACTTAGGATTAAGTGAAGTAAGAAATACGCCACTTCCAGAAATCTATAAGCAAGCTGCACATGAAATCGGTATAGAACATGTTGACCTGAATGGAGAAAACCAAATAG GTTTTTCATACATGCAGTCGTCGATGAAGAACGGTGAACGTTCCAATACTGCAAAAGCCTATTTAAGACCTGTCATCAATAGACCAAACTTACACATAAGTATCAATACCTTTGTAACAAAG GTATTACTTGACGGTAAAAAGGCTATCGGTGTAGAAGTAATTAAAGGCAACAGAAAACTGAATCTTTATGCGAATAAAGAAGTTATCCTATCTGCTGGAGCCATCAACAGTcctgttattttaatgttatctGGAATTGGTCCGAAAACCCATCTCACAAAATTAAAG ATTCCAATTGTTGTTGATTTACCAGTTGGTGAAAATCTCCAGGATCACTAtcaaattttcatgaaattcttAATAAACAAACCGTACAGTCCAACATCTGATGCAACAGCCTCCTTATGGAATAAACTACAGTATCATATATTAGGAAAAG GTGTGCTGACATCCAGTGGTTTGGAAGGACATATTTTTGGTAGGATGACTGACCGAAGGAAGACAGAACCACAGTATCCAGATTATCAGCTTGAGTTTTTCAGCAATGCACAAGATGACGGATTTATAGATAATGGTCTACCACTGAATCACAATAAGTCT GtaataaaacttttacaaaaaagatCCAGTTCTATGGAGTTTACAGTAGTTACCATTCAACAGCATCCGAAATGTACAGGTTATGTACGACTTCAAAGAACTGATCCATTTGATTACCCCGAGATTGACCCAAACTATCTATGTGAATATGATGACGTAAAAAGTCTTCTCTCTG GTATAAGAATAATGCGTAAATTGGAAAAGACCAAAGCTTTTAAAGAAATAGGTGCAACTTATAATAGATTGGATTTCAAGGGTATATGTGACACAGAAGAGTTTGACTCCGACGAGTACTGGGAATGTATTATACGACACTGGGGCATGACAGGTTACCACCCTGCATCAACATGTCGCATGGGGTTGAAGACAGACCCTACGTCCGTTGTGGATCCGCAACTCAG GGTAAAAGGAATATCAGGATTACGTGTGGCTGATGCTTCTGTGATGAGACATTTAACATCCGGGAATACAAATGCACCATGTATAATGATTGGCGAGAAAGCAGCAGATCTGATTAGAGGCAAAGATACCGTCAAGGCGTTCAGGGATAAGattaaacatttgaaattataa
- the LOC143048201 gene encoding glucose dehydrogenase [FAD, quinone]-like isoform X2, protein MALYNTILMAVSGILIGIYFLPSEKDVVLDVKLNTTYDYIVVGAGSSGAVIANRLSEDPGISVLLVEAGGSEYGNEDISTPIKAAAVENTKDDWAFYTVSQKYSHQMKQDQKSFWPRGKVLGGSSSINYLAYVRGSRYDYDNWEKEGCTGWSYKDILPYYLKIEDIQAPRLYDSDYHSRGGYLGLSEVRNTPLPEIYKQAAHEIGIEHVDLNGENQIGFSYMQSSMKNGERSNTAKAYLRPVINRPNLHISINTFVTKVLLDGKKAIGVEVIKGNRKLNLYANKEVILSAGAINSPVILMLSGIGPKTHLTKLKIPIVVDLPVGENLQDHYQIFMKFLINKPYSPTSDATASLWNKLQYHILGKGVLTSSGLEGHIFGRMTDRRKTEPQYPDYQLEFFSNAQDDGFIDNGLPLNHNKSVIKLLQKRSSSMEFTVVTIQQHPKCTGYVRLQRTDPFDYPEIDPNYLCEYDDVKSLLSDSRTCMDKTFKQVY, encoded by the exons TTGGTGCTGGTTCGTCTGGAGCAGTAATAGCAAACAGACTTTCCGAAGATCCGGGAATATCGGTGTTGTTGGTAGAAGCAGGAGGTTCCGAATATGGCAACGAAGATATCAGTACACCTATTAAAGCTGCCGCCGTAGAGAACACGAAGGATGATTGGGCTTTTTATACTGTTTCACAGAAATACTCACATCAAATGAAACAAGACCAG AAAAGTTTCTGGCCCAGAGGTAAAGTTCTTGGAGGCTCTAGCAGTATAAACTATCTCGCTTACGTCAGAGGAAGTAGATATGACTATGACAACTGGGAAAAAGAGGGATGTACAGGATGGAGCTATAAAGATATCTTACCATACTACTTAAAGATAGAAGATATTCAGGCTCCTCGATTATATGATTCAG ATTATCATTCAAGAGGAGGATACTTAGGATTAAGTGAAGTAAGAAATACGCCACTTCCAGAAATCTATAAGCAAGCTGCACATGAAATCGGTATAGAACATGTTGACCTGAATGGAGAAAACCAAATAG GTTTTTCATACATGCAGTCGTCGATGAAGAACGGTGAACGTTCCAATACTGCAAAAGCCTATTTAAGACCTGTCATCAATAGACCAAACTTACACATAAGTATCAATACCTTTGTAACAAAG GTATTACTTGACGGTAAAAAGGCTATCGGTGTAGAAGTAATTAAAGGCAACAGAAAACTGAATCTTTATGCGAATAAAGAAGTTATCCTATCTGCTGGAGCCATCAACAGTcctgttattttaatgttatctGGAATTGGTCCGAAAACCCATCTCACAAAATTAAAG ATTCCAATTGTTGTTGATTTACCAGTTGGTGAAAATCTCCAGGATCACTAtcaaattttcatgaaattcttAATAAACAAACCGTACAGTCCAACATCTGATGCAACAGCCTCCTTATGGAATAAACTACAGTATCATATATTAGGAAAAG GTGTGCTGACATCCAGTGGTTTGGAAGGACATATTTTTGGTAGGATGACTGACCGAAGGAAGACAGAACCACAGTATCCAGATTATCAGCTTGAGTTTTTCAGCAATGCACAAGATGACGGATTTATAGATAATGGTCTACCACTGAATCACAATAAGTCT GtaataaaacttttacaaaaaagatCCAGTTCTATGGAGTTTACAGTAGTTACCATTCAACAGCATCCGAAATGTACAGGTTATGTACGACTTCAAAGAACTGATCCATTTGATTACCCCGAGATTGACCCAAACTATCTATGTGAATATGATGACGTAAAAAGTCTTCTCTCTG ATTCCAGAACATGCATGGATAAAACGTTTAAACAAGTTTATTGA